One segment of Leptospirillum ferrooxidans C2-3 DNA contains the following:
- a CDS encoding endonuclease III domain-containing protein, with protein sequence MARKVSGGIKGKSKKPVGPSIPANELNRSDRMVQALRIIDVGLRKQNIPEPAVELLKEARSPFQVLIMTILSLRTRDPVTVEAFNRLCSIYPDAKSLSTLDTDLIGKLIFPVGFYRTKAITIKRISQEIHDSGETEPPKSMEKLLQLPGVGLKTATLVRSAGWGIPDICVDTHVHRIVNRWGVVQTNSPDETYHAISRLVPEDHKSDVNRILVAFGQSICKPVSPFCSLCLLPSAYCDRVKVDKYR encoded by the coding sequence ATGGCTCGAAAAGTGAGCGGGGGGATAAAGGGAAAATCCAAAAAACCTGTTGGGCCATCTATTCCGGCAAACGAACTGAATCGATCCGATAGAATGGTCCAAGCTCTCCGCATCATTGATGTGGGGCTAAGGAAACAAAACATTCCCGAACCAGCGGTAGAACTTTTAAAAGAGGCCCGATCTCCTTTTCAGGTCTTGATCATGACGATCCTGTCGCTCAGAACACGAGATCCTGTGACAGTGGAAGCCTTCAACAGACTCTGCAGCATCTACCCTGACGCCAAAAGTCTCTCGACCCTGGATACAGATCTGATAGGAAAGCTGATTTTTCCCGTGGGATTCTACAGGACGAAGGCAATAACAATCAAGAGAATTTCTCAAGAGATTCATGATTCAGGAGAAACGGAACCTCCGAAATCCATGGAAAAGCTGTTGCAGCTTCCAGGAGTCGGACTCAAGACAGCGACGCTCGTACGATCCGCCGGATGGGGCATCCCCGATATTTGTGTCGACACACATGTGCATAGAATCGTCAACAGATGGGGAGTGGTCCAGACCAATAGTCCTGACGAGACCTACCATGCCATAAGCAGACTTGTTCCAGAAGACCACAAGTCTGACGTCAACAGGATTCTCGTCGCATTCGGGCAATCTATCTGTAAACCTGTCTCCCCTTTTTGCTCCCTCTGCCTTTTACCGTCAGCGTATTGCGATCGAGTCAAAGTTGATAAATACCGGTGA
- the lgt gene encoding prolipoprotein diacylglyceryl transferase, with protein MPYPQIDPVLIHAGPIKVRWYGLMYVIGFIAAYFVLRSQIRRKPIGLDQEGIYDFLSSAAFGVILGGRLGYVLFYNLSYYVSHPLEVFAVWEGGMSFHGGFIGVLIAGWLFTRKRGIPFMDLADLAVLPVPIALFMGRIGNFINGELFGRETDVPWCMEFPMGGPICRHPSELYEAGMEGVLLFLLLFFLSRRNLPKGVVFWSFIGGYGVFRTIGEFFRQPDIQIGFLFDGITMGQLLSVPMAILGIGMAIRAYRVPSEGPSGLPPTQI; from the coding sequence ATCCCCTATCCTCAAATCGATCCGGTTTTAATTCATGCTGGGCCAATCAAAGTGCGTTGGTATGGCCTCATGTATGTCATTGGATTTATTGCCGCTTATTTTGTGTTGCGTTCCCAGATCAGGAGAAAGCCCATTGGTCTCGATCAGGAAGGGATTTACGACTTTCTCTCGAGTGCAGCCTTTGGCGTGATTCTGGGTGGGCGTCTGGGCTATGTCCTTTTTTATAATCTTTCCTACTATGTTTCCCATCCTCTTGAGGTTTTTGCTGTTTGGGAAGGCGGGATGTCTTTTCATGGCGGATTCATAGGCGTTTTGATCGCAGGCTGGCTTTTCACCCGCAAAAGAGGAATTCCCTTCATGGATCTGGCAGACCTCGCCGTTCTTCCGGTTCCAATAGCACTTTTTATGGGAAGGATCGGAAACTTCATTAATGGTGAACTCTTCGGTCGGGAAACGGATGTGCCATGGTGTATGGAATTTCCTATGGGCGGTCCTATCTGCAGGCATCCTTCCGAGCTTTATGAAGCTGGGATGGAAGGAGTCCTTCTTTTCCTGCTACTCTTTTTTTTATCGAGGAGAAACCTTCCAAAAGGAGTTGTGTTCTGGAGTTTTATCGGCGGCTATGGAGTTTTTCGCACAATTGGCGAGTTCTTTCGCCAGCCAGATATCCAGATCGGCTTTCTTTTTGATGGGATTACCATGGGGCAGCTCCTTTCTGTTCCCATGGCGATACTGGGGATCGGGATGGCCATAAGGGCCTATCGGGTTCCGTCTGAGGGCCCGTCCGGCTTACCACCAACACAGATCTGA
- a CDS encoding TraR/DksA family transcriptional regulator — translation MIKKDERSDRLKEILLNKKGEVEKDIRLHISRQVGPENLHRVDSVMDQGDLSSLDMGEGVDLALLEMRNNTRKAIDSAILRLDEGTYGFCDDCGGDIEEKRLTVMPFAQRCIVCQRKKEEMDKIEREESVKDPDAPV, via the coding sequence ATGATCAAGAAAGATGAACGAAGCGATCGTCTCAAGGAAATTCTCCTGAACAAAAAAGGTGAGGTCGAAAAGGATATCCGCTTGCATATTTCAAGGCAGGTTGGTCCGGAGAATCTTCACCGAGTCGATTCCGTAATGGATCAGGGTGATCTCTCCTCGCTCGACATGGGTGAGGGAGTCGATCTTGCCTTGCTCGAGATGCGTAATAATACCCGAAAAGCCATTGACAGTGCCATTCTCCGGTTGGACGAAGGGACCTACGGCTTTTGTGATGATTGTGGCGGGGATATTGAAGAAAAGCGTCTGACCGTTATGCCTTTCGCTCAAAGATGTATTGTTTGTCAGAGGAAAAAAGAAGAGATGGACAAGATTGAGCGAGAGGAGTCTGTGAAGGATCCTGATGCTCCTGTCTGA
- a CDS encoding NADH-ubiquinone oxidoreductase-F iron-sulfur binding region domain-containing protein, which yields MKNVIVSVGMATCGLASGAKKVYESLKTLTDQYSGYHITLRQTGCVGMCHNEPIVDVEVEGLSKVTYRQVSPETITSILDAHLLKNSFLPELAFGQVQGASNDTPMITGLSLSSDSDYFRKQVKIVSKRCGVIDPSSIDDYLATGGYDALKKILSGISPEQVIDIVTTSGLRGRGGAGFPTGLKWSFTRKAQGDTKFVVCNADEGDPGAFMDRSVLEGDPHSVIEGMIIGAYAIGNSTKGYIYCRAEYPHAIRLLKGAIKQAMERGLLGDHILGTDLSFHLEIKEGAGAYVCGEETALLASIMGDRGMPWPKPPFPAQKGIWEQPTLINNVETLANIPHIIIGGGEWYASFGTEKTKGTKTFALTGKIKRTGLIEVAAGTTLKEIVYEIAGGMSGTKKFKAAQLGGPSGGCIPVDLIETPIDFESLISAGAIMGSGGIIVLDEANCIVDTAKYFMSFTKDESCGECTPCRDGTKVMLDMIERISDGRGEMKDLDDLINLSTYVKSNSLCGLGQAAPNPVLSTIRYFRAEYEDHIKRKKCVSQSCKEIVYAPCQHECPVGIDIPRYITEVFRGQYAEALQTVRKRLPFPGIISRVCYRPCESPCSRGDIDEPIAINALKRFAYDWEYNQGIQPVYTPDADINKKVAVVGSGPAGLAAAFYLGKMGYKVTVFEQYNVIGGMLAVGIPKYRLPRELLNFELKIFEGLAVEFKTNTALGRDFSMEDLFEQNYEAVFLGIGAHKPSKMNVKGEDLPSVQDGIYFLRKVCTDEPVQVGKRVAVIGGGNVAIDVARSAIRMGADEVTVYYRRTREEMPAHDFEVQEAEHEGIRFEFLLAPLEIRENTSESGEKETVIDFQVNALGRDFDNSGRRKPVAVKGTVRSIHVDTVIAAIGQTMDTSVFEKNGVTFHKWGTVKVDPDTLMSESRPAVFAGGDAMTGPLDVIHSIRDGEQCAVFIDRYFKGNPDRNYPFYTPEINEDPMVLGEIHRVPMPALPIEARVGFSEVETGFTVADAWNEASRCIRCELEGRMDPKERINNAQSHDSPVFINFDSIAIR from the coding sequence ATGAAAAACGTGATCGTTTCCGTCGGAATGGCAACTTGCGGGCTTGCCAGCGGCGCTAAAAAAGTCTATGAATCTCTTAAAACCTTAACCGACCAGTATTCCGGTTATCATATAACTCTTAGGCAAACCGGTTGTGTCGGTATGTGCCACAATGAGCCCATCGTCGATGTTGAGGTCGAAGGTCTTTCTAAAGTGACCTATCGTCAGGTTTCTCCTGAAACGATCACCTCGATCCTTGACGCACATCTCCTGAAAAACTCGTTTCTCCCCGAGCTTGCCTTCGGTCAGGTTCAAGGGGCATCAAACGATACTCCGATGATCACCGGTCTCTCTTTAAGTTCCGATAGCGACTATTTCAGGAAACAGGTAAAGATCGTTTCGAAACGCTGCGGGGTGATTGATCCATCATCGATTGATGATTATCTGGCAACCGGCGGATATGACGCTCTCAAAAAAATTCTCTCGGGAATTTCCCCTGAACAGGTTATTGATATCGTTACCACATCCGGTCTGAGGGGTAGGGGTGGCGCAGGCTTTCCCACAGGTCTCAAATGGTCTTTCACCAGAAAAGCTCAGGGTGATACAAAATTCGTCGTTTGTAACGCGGATGAGGGTGATCCTGGCGCCTTTATGGATCGATCCGTTCTTGAGGGAGATCCACATTCCGTCATTGAGGGTATGATCATCGGAGCTTATGCCATTGGTAACTCCACCAAAGGCTACATCTACTGCAGGGCAGAGTATCCCCATGCCATCAGGCTTCTCAAGGGCGCGATCAAGCAGGCGATGGAGCGGGGACTTCTTGGTGATCATATCCTTGGGACCGATCTGTCTTTTCATCTGGAAATCAAGGAGGGGGCCGGAGCCTACGTTTGTGGTGAGGAAACAGCTCTTCTGGCATCTATTATGGGCGATCGAGGAATGCCCTGGCCCAAACCACCCTTTCCAGCCCAAAAAGGGATATGGGAACAACCCACACTGATCAATAATGTTGAGACACTCGCGAATATTCCCCATATCATCATTGGTGGCGGGGAATGGTATGCCTCCTTTGGGACAGAAAAGACCAAGGGAACGAAAACGTTCGCTCTGACGGGAAAGATCAAGCGAACCGGTCTCATCGAGGTTGCAGCAGGAACGACCCTCAAAGAGATTGTCTATGAGATCGCTGGTGGAATGAGCGGTACTAAAAAATTTAAGGCAGCTCAGCTCGGAGGCCCATCCGGTGGCTGTATCCCGGTGGATTTGATTGAAACACCAATCGATTTCGAATCGCTGATTTCTGCTGGAGCGATTATGGGATCCGGCGGAATTATCGTTCTTGATGAAGCCAATTGTATTGTTGATACCGCTAAATATTTTATGTCTTTTACCAAGGATGAGTCCTGTGGCGAGTGCACTCCATGCAGGGATGGAACAAAAGTCATGCTGGACATGATTGAACGAATCAGTGACGGCCGGGGAGAGATGAAAGACCTGGACGATCTCATCAATTTGTCTACCTATGTCAAGTCCAACTCTCTGTGTGGTCTGGGGCAGGCGGCTCCCAATCCAGTGCTCTCGACTATCCGCTATTTCCGCGCGGAGTATGAAGACCATATCAAAAGGAAAAAATGCGTATCCCAATCCTGCAAAGAGATTGTGTATGCGCCCTGTCAACACGAATGTCCTGTCGGAATCGACATACCCCGATACATCACCGAAGTTTTCCGGGGCCAATATGCTGAAGCCCTTCAAACGGTCAGGAAACGCCTGCCGTTTCCGGGGATCATCAGTCGAGTCTGTTACAGACCCTGCGAGAGCCCCTGTTCCCGGGGGGATATTGATGAGCCCATTGCCATCAACGCGTTAAAGCGATTTGCTTATGACTGGGAGTACAACCAGGGCATTCAGCCAGTTTATACGCCTGATGCGGACATCAATAAAAAAGTTGCTGTTGTCGGATCCGGTCCCGCTGGTTTGGCTGCAGCATTTTATCTGGGGAAAATGGGATACAAGGTAACCGTATTCGAGCAATATAATGTCATCGGGGGAATGTTGGCTGTTGGTATTCCCAAATACAGGCTTCCAAGGGAACTTCTGAATTTTGAACTCAAAATCTTTGAGGGTTTGGCTGTTGAGTTCAAGACGAACACGGCTCTGGGCAGGGACTTTTCAATGGAAGACCTGTTTGAGCAGAACTATGAAGCTGTTTTCCTTGGAATCGGTGCCCACAAGCCCTCCAAGATGAATGTAAAAGGGGAGGATCTTCCTTCTGTTCAGGATGGTATCTACTTCCTCAGGAAAGTTTGCACCGATGAGCCTGTCCAGGTTGGAAAGCGTGTTGCCGTGATTGGCGGTGGGAATGTTGCTATCGATGTGGCCCGATCTGCGATCCGCATGGGAGCCGACGAGGTCACTGTGTATTATCGACGAACCCGGGAAGAAATGCCTGCCCATGATTTTGAAGTGCAAGAGGCAGAGCACGAAGGTATTCGTTTTGAGTTTTTACTGGCACCACTTGAGATTCGTGAGAATACGAGTGAGTCTGGGGAAAAGGAAACGGTTATTGACTTCCAGGTCAATGCTCTTGGCCGGGACTTTGACAATAGCGGAAGAAGAAAGCCCGTTGCTGTCAAGGGAACGGTCCGAAGCATCCATGTGGATACGGTCATTGCCGCAATTGGCCAGACAATGGATACCAGCGTGTTTGAGAAAAATGGAGTGACCTTCCATAAGTGGGGAACGGTGAAGGTTGATCCTGATACGCTGATGAGCGAATCCAGACCAGCTGTTTTTGCCGGTGGAGATGCCATGACCGGGCCCCTGGACGTGATCCATTCCATTCGGGATGGAGAGCAGTGTGCCGTTTTCATTGATCGGTATTTCAAGGGCAATCCTGATAGGAACTATCCATTCTATACGCCTGAGATCAATGAGGATCCCATGGTTCTGGGAGAGATCCACAGGGTTCCGATGCCGGCTTTGCCGATTGAGGCAAGAGTTGGCTTTTCAGAGGTTGAGACCGGTTTTACCGTCGCTGATGCATGGAATGAGGCATCAAGGTGCATTCGGTGTGAGCTCGAAGGGCGTATGGATCCGAAAGAGCGAATCAATAATGCTCAAAGCCATGATTCACCGGTATTTATCAACTTTGACTCGATCGCAATACGCTGA
- a CDS encoding type II toxin-antitoxin system RelE family toxin, whose amino-acid sequence MVSYRILWKRSAEKELRKIPKERIQQLWEVASMLENDPCPQGVKKMIGTESVYRLRVGDYRLVYRVDRDLSTIEIILVGHRRDVYR is encoded by the coding sequence ATGGTCTCCTATAGGATCCTCTGGAAGCGAAGCGCGGAAAAAGAACTCCGAAAGATTCCGAAGGAGAGGATTCAACAGTTATGGGAAGTGGCATCTATGCTGGAAAACGATCCCTGTCCTCAAGGGGTGAAAAAAATGATTGGGACGGAGTCGGTCTATCGCCTGCGTGTTGGGGATTACCGGCTGGTTTATCGCGTAGACAGAGATCTATCCACAATTGAAATCATCTTGGTCGGCCACCGGCGGGATGTCTATCGGTAG
- a CDS encoding IS1380-like element ISLefe1 family transposase, whose protein sequence is MVRQTVLPFKLESTDDTITSQAGLVLFGEFLQSLGLKKKIDRAFGKPGSGAGYRASSYVVPLLLMLQGGGRSLCDLRMIARDKGLLGLLGIGEVPSTDAFGRWLRRMGASDTGLSALESVIARVLSVLGKALRKRRKKAGLSWVREVTLDIDASQIVAEKAEALWTYKGEKGYMPLVGHVKELSGMVIHEEFREGNVSPGADHVPFLKDCLRRLPAGIRIARFRADSASYQASVINFCQERGIRFVIGADLDVAVRAAIGRIPESDWRPYQDGHIAETVHTMNKTHNAFRLIVVRRRVQTPLPGMEEEGEKEASPDVRYKVLATSHKEIPEWVVAWYKQRGEDSENRIKELKIGFGMERMPSGDTKANGIFFRIGVLAYNLFLLFRGQILDESFKRAQVQTVRWQIYQMAGKVVRHAGVLVLKVAEDVLAPFRSFRERCWRLWCREGSP, encoded by the coding sequence ATGGTACGACAAACCGTTCTTCCATTCAAACTCGAATCGACCGACGACACGATCACCTCTCAGGCGGGGCTGGTTCTGTTTGGGGAGTTTCTTCAGTCTCTCGGACTGAAGAAGAAGATTGACCGGGCCTTCGGGAAGCCCGGAAGCGGAGCGGGGTACAGAGCCTCGTCCTATGTGGTCCCCCTGTTGCTGATGCTGCAAGGCGGAGGACGGAGCCTTTGTGACCTTCGGATGATCGCCCGGGACAAGGGACTGTTGGGGCTTCTTGGTATCGGAGAGGTGCCGTCGACGGACGCGTTCGGCCGGTGGCTCCGGCGGATGGGGGCTTCCGACACCGGGTTGTCGGCACTGGAGTCGGTCATCGCCCGGGTTCTGTCGGTTCTGGGCAAGGCACTTCGGAAGAGGCGGAAGAAGGCCGGCCTGTCTTGGGTCCGGGAGGTGACCCTCGACATCGATGCCAGCCAGATCGTGGCGGAAAAGGCCGAAGCCCTGTGGACCTACAAGGGGGAGAAGGGGTACATGCCTCTGGTGGGGCACGTGAAGGAACTCTCCGGGATGGTGATACACGAAGAATTTCGGGAGGGGAACGTCTCTCCGGGAGCGGACCATGTTCCGTTTCTGAAGGACTGCCTCCGGCGTCTTCCGGCAGGGATCCGGATCGCCCGGTTTCGGGCGGACAGCGCGTCGTACCAGGCCTCCGTCATCAATTTCTGCCAGGAGCGGGGAATCCGGTTCGTGATCGGAGCCGATCTGGATGTGGCGGTGCGGGCGGCGATCGGAAGGATCCCCGAGAGCGACTGGAGGCCCTATCAGGACGGTCATATCGCCGAGACGGTGCACACGATGAACAAAACCCACAACGCCTTCCGGCTCATCGTGGTGCGCCGGCGAGTGCAGACCCCTTTGCCGGGAATGGAGGAGGAAGGAGAAAAAGAGGCTTCTCCCGATGTCCGATACAAGGTCCTGGCCACCAGCCACAAGGAGATCCCCGAATGGGTCGTGGCCTGGTACAAGCAGCGGGGAGAGGATTCCGAGAACCGGATCAAGGAGCTGAAGATCGGGTTCGGGATGGAGCGGATGCCCAGTGGAGACACGAAAGCCAACGGGATCTTTTTCCGGATCGGAGTGCTGGCCTACAACCTCTTTCTCCTGTTCCGGGGACAGATTCTGGACGAGAGCTTCAAGCGGGCCCAGGTCCAGACGGTCCGATGGCAGATCTATCAGATGGCCGGGAAAGTGGTGCGTCATGCGGGCGTTCTCGTTCTCAAGGTGGCGGAGGATGTTCTGGCCCCCTTTCGGAGCTTTCGGGAGAGGTGCTGGCGGCTCTGGTGCCGGGAAGGAAGTCCGTAA
- a CDS encoding glutamine amidotransferase, giving the protein MTKDRKAVLIRHVAFEGPGILSPILASMGFSQRIVDASDGALSREDPGDLLVVLGGPIGAYDDRDYPFLLDEMKLIEQSFKKEIPFIGICLGSQLAARVLGARVYPGKSKEIGWGEVSLSSEGFQSPLGCEGGIHGVKVLHWHGDTFDLPAGASRLAETNVTPNQAFSVGNNLLALQFHLEATATDLEKWFVGHSFEISKTERVSVGDLRRQTALYAKTCEKAGEAVFRSFLSRAGFGER; this is encoded by the coding sequence ATGACGAAGGATCGTAAGGCTGTTTTGATTCGCCATGTAGCATTTGAAGGACCTGGAATCCTGTCCCCCATTCTGGCTTCAATGGGATTTTCCCAGAGGATTGTGGATGCCAGCGATGGTGCCCTCTCCAGAGAGGATCCCGGGGATTTGCTGGTGGTTCTGGGAGGGCCGATCGGCGCGTATGATGACCGGGATTACCCTTTTCTGCTCGATGAAATGAAGCTGATTGAGCAATCTTTCAAAAAGGAAATTCCGTTCATCGGCATTTGTCTGGGGAGCCAGCTGGCCGCCAGGGTATTGGGCGCCAGGGTTTACCCGGGAAAGTCTAAAGAGATCGGGTGGGGCGAGGTTTCCCTGAGCAGTGAAGGTTTTCAGTCTCCATTGGGATGTGAGGGGGGTATCCATGGGGTGAAGGTGCTTCACTGGCATGGAGATACGTTCGATCTTCCTGCGGGAGCGTCGAGACTTGCCGAAACGAATGTCACTCCGAATCAGGCGTTTTCAGTCGGCAATAACCTATTGGCTTTGCAGTTCCATCTTGAGGCAACGGCCACAGATCTGGAAAAATGGTTTGTCGGACATTCTTTTGAAATTTCCAAAACCGAAAGGGTGTCTGTCGGAGATTTGAGAAGGCAAACCGCGCTTTATGCCAAAACGTGCGAGAAGGCTGGAGAAGCTGTTTTTCGAAGTTTCCTGTCTCGTGCCGGATTCGGCGAAAGATAG